In Porites lutea chromosome 9, jaPorLute2.1, whole genome shotgun sequence, a single window of DNA contains:
- the LOC140947296 gene encoding uncharacterized protein, producing MKPLNSSKSHRLFDFVPSVKPSVVSIILVFVCGVLWVKNETTNERLIALESRLHCFSCVKSISTENLDNMTPSPTKDSAKFHDKNIRTPISEGIGHMYSVVPLSRMEFTTIRPRKRRHVSNSTSASITIQDVRNEITEQFKQLMPLKYCKSSEKVCPAGPPGPPGTTGARGPRGRRGPKGKRGLQSPMGPPGKSGKTGMTGPAGPRGEKGVKEEPGSKGMLGSPGRPGKSISAPQVMLSPVEHTRDEGGNTTFYCTVRGNPSPSVEWRFKGRKIISGAKYLLKEGVLIVIKNLNYSDAGQYTCAARNILGSSESTGNLSVRGLPVFTKVPPPFAAPVQRNTFQVTCQAEGFPRPTVNWSRVGMPLPAGRVEVNRGTLTIKNLTPADSGLYECVATNTMGTKKARTNVAVQCYLGLEDSDIVGNKKKHLASLGNWLEPVAKGINSLWKRCWRASVDGWAASTFHSRCDGKGPTVTIIRVGRYIFGGYTSRSWDSSGRWLYDSKAFLFSLVNNPGWAPVKLP from the exons ATGAAACCTTTGAACTCATCAAAATCTCATCGACTCTTTGATTTCGTTCCATCGGTGAAGCCATCGGTTGTTTCCATTATATTAGTTTTTGTCTGCGGGGTTCTCTGGGTGAAGAATGAAACAACAAACGAGCGACTCATTGCCCTAGAATCTCGCCTGCACTGTTTTTCCTGCGTTAAGAGTATCTCGACTGAAAATCTTGACAATATGACTCCTTCGCCGACAAAAGATAGCGCAAAATTTCATGACAAGAATATACGCACACCTATTTCAGAAGGGATCGGCCATATGTACTCAG TCGTACCGTTGTCAAGAATGGAATTTACAACCATCCGTCCTAGAAAACGAAGACACGTTTCAAACAGCACATCAGCGAGCATCACAATACAGGACGTGAGAAATGAAATCACCGAACAGTTTAAACAACTTATGCCACTCAAGTACTGTAAGTCAAGTGAAAAAGTCTGCCCTGCAGGCCCCCCCGGACCCCCTGGTACTACTGGGGCGAGGGGACCACGTGGCAGGAGGGGACCAAAGGGAAAGAGAGGGCTTCAAAGTCCCATGGGACCACCTGGAAAATCCGGAAAAACAGGAATGACGGGACCTGCGGGACCGAGGGGGGAAAAAGGAGTCAAGGAAGAACCTGGGTCAAAAGGCATGCTGGGATCACCTGGAAGGCCTGGGAAATCGATATCTGCACCACAAGTAATGTTGTCACCGGTAGAACATACAAGGGATGAAGGAGGAAATACGACTTTTTATTGCACGGTAAGAGGAAACCCTAGCCCTTCTGTCGAATGGCGATTCAAGGGAAGAAAAATTATCTCAGGTGCAAAATATTTACTAAAAGAAGGAGTGTTGATTGTTATTAAGAATCTGAATTACAGCGATGCTGGGCAGTACACATGTGCCGCCAGGAACATTCTTGGATCGTCTGAGTCGACTGGGAACTTGTCTGTTCGAG GCCTACCAGTGTTCACTAAAGTTCCACCACCATTTGCCGCACCAGTGCAACGCAATACCTTTCAAGTTACTTGTCAAGCAGAGGGTTTTCCTCGCCCCACAGTAAACTGGAGTAGAGTGGGAATGCCTTTGCCGGCTGGAAGGGTTGAAGTAAACCGAGGTACACTAACCATTAAGAACTTGACTCCAGCTGACAGCGGTTTGTACGAGTGCGTTGCGACGAATACGATGGGAACAAAGAAGGCCAGAACCAACGTGGCAGTGCAATGTTACTTAG GTTTGGAAGACTCTGATATTgtgggaaacaaaaaaaaacatttggccTCTTTAGGCAACTGGCTAGAACCTGTGGCTAAAGGCATAAATTCACTCTGGAAGCGCTGTTGGCGTGCATCTGTGGATGGTTGGGCTGCAAGTACATTTCATTCACGATGTGATGGCAAGGGACCGACTGTAACAATAATAAGGGTTGGAAGATATATTTTTGGCGGATATACCAGTAGATCATGGG ATTCCAGCGGTAGGTGGCTGTACGACTCCaaagcatttttgttttcactggtAAACAACCCAGGATGGGCACCTGTTAAACTGCCTTAG